Proteins encoded by one window of Bubalus bubalis isolate 160015118507 breed Murrah chromosome 4, NDDB_SH_1, whole genome shotgun sequence:
- the REP15 gene encoding rab15 effector protein, producing MSTTHPVGKQEDLTCLFSCVYICLLIEFENWDHIHRCDFTAEFLLWKKNSSRAQYLEVVFSVCREMGQKPSQQLAPKDKEVLSVCEVVSGAIIHAAQKLKAYLGFEDTLSNLCPDPNTLNEIFLIHFVTFCQEKGADKWLTTTKMTKHQAFLFGADWVWTFWGSDKQIQLQLAVQTLQMASLPPVESDPSNQDSKAEQSFSKKSRFDKLEEFCNLIGEDCLGLCIIFGVPGNPKDIRGVVLDSVKRETMKGHLPGGTAVARFILETEDCISVRELLGNCLSKKEGLREVGKVYISIL from the coding sequence ATGAGTACAACACACCCAGTTGGCAAACAGGAAGACCTAACATGTTTGTTtagctgtgtgtatatatgcttaCTTATAGAGTTCGAAAACTGGGACCACATTCACAGATGTGACTTCACTGCAGAATTTTTACTCTGGAAAAAAAACAGTTCACGTGCTCAATATCTAGAAGTAGTGTTCAGCGTGTGCAGGGAAATggggcagaaaccatcacaacagcTGGCTCCAAAGGACAAAGAGGTTCTCAGCGTCTGCGAGGTGGTCAGTGGAGCAATCATCCACGCAGCTCAGAAACTGAAGGCCTATCTTGGATTTGAAGACACACTGAGCAATCTGTGCCCAGATCCAAACACTCTCAATGAGATCTTCTTAATCCACTTTGTCACTTTCTGCCAAGAGAAAGGAGCTGACAAGTGGCTCACCACCACCAAGATGACCAAGCACCAAGCCTTCCTGTTTGGGGCAGATTGGGTTTGGACCTTCTGGGGATCCGATAAGCAAATACAGCTTCAGCTGGCTGTGCAGACACTGCAGATGGCTTCTCTTCCTCCTGTGGAATCTGACCCCTCCAACCAAGATTCCAAGGCAGAGCAGTCTTTCAGCAAGAAAAGTAGGTTTGACAAGCTGGAAGAATTCTGTAACCTGATAGGAGAGGACTGTCTTGGCCTGTGTATCATCTTTGGTGTGCCAGGAAACCCTAAAGACATCCGAGGAGTTGTCCTGGACAGTGTCAAGAGAGAGACGATGAAGGGTCATCTGCCAGGAGGGACAGCTGTGGCACGATTCATCCTGGAAACGGAAGATTGTATCTCCGTCAGGGAGCTGCTTGGAAACTGTCTGAGTAAGAAAGAGGGGCTGAGAGAGGTGGGCAAGGTTTATATTAGCATCCTCTGA